GAGCCAGACGCACCGGTtcatgtcaagaactgcaacgctgctgggttttggTAAACTCAGTGTAGAACTATGATTAAAAAAACACAGAAACTAAAGTAATTTGGGTAAGTAACCTGCTACCTTTCAATAGAATGGGctcatgtttcattgaaatgtacagctgtgtgtcatccacatagcagtgaaagttaacattatgttttcgaatgacatccccaagaggtaaaatatatagtgaaaacaatagtggtcctaaaacggaaccttgaggaacgccgaaatttacagttgatttgtcagaggacaaactattcacagagacaaactgatatctttccgacagataagatctcatctccctctctctcccccatctccctctccatttctctctccatctttcactcacctctctgtagcctgtactGTCACACAGAAAAATGTTTCTGGTCTCTGGGGAGGAACAGAACAATGCTTTTCTTGAGCTTTTTGGGAAATTCCAAACCAATGACACCGACAGGAACctactaaaccccccccccccccccccccccccatcctctcccccctcACTGCCCTTAtagaagcaggagagagagagagagagaggaggaggaggaggaggaggaggaggaggaggagggcggaTTGTTGGGGAGTTTCCAGTCAAAATGATTCAGCTCACCTAACAGAATACAGTGTCCTTCACTGAGGGACGCTCAGGGATTATTACGGGGAATGGAGATTGTAATACTTGTTTCATTATTGTCTCTGTATTGTGACTTCACCGGTAAGTTAGACTTCTGGTCTAGTACATCGTTGTGATACAGGTGCTTGGTAAATTAGACTTCTGGTCTAGTACATCGTTGTGATACAGGTGCTTGGTAAATTAGACTTCTGGTCTAGTACAACGTTGTGATACAGGTGCTTGGTAAATTAGACTTCTGGTCTAGTACATCGTTGTGATACAGGTGCTTGGTAAATTAGACTTCTGGTCTAGTACAACGTTGTGATACAGGTGCTTGGTAAATTAGACTTCTGGTCTAGTACAACGTTGTGATACAGGTGCTTGGTAAATTAGACTTCTGTTCTAGTACAATGTTGTGATACAGGTGCTTGGTAAATTACATTCTACTGAGATTACATCGGGAATTGTTCTAAAATGGTCGTACCattgatcatttagctatttgattttagGATTCCTGTAATtatccccccaaaaatatttaaAAGGGAATATATATTTAACTtttgacacatatttaaccccattttttggggggggggggcggggggggggggacaccgcaATGTATTTATAGTTTGCCTGAGAGTTTCCCGTTTCCATAGTGATGTCATAGTAGTTTGTTTACCAAAAGGTTCAGACGCCACAGACGGAAGTTGGCACATCGgcggtaccgacttcagacgagtcccgtggggCTTGTGAGGGTCGTAGAGCAGAACGGGGAACACATTCAtattcgtgagagtctcatcgttccactgtagctctgccactttccacAGCAGATGCAGAATGACGACAAAAGGCGGATGCAGTAGACTGAGACGCAGCCCACACAAAAAAAAGCTTCAACAGAcatattttgatggggattttatTACTATATCAAATAGATTGACGCAATCTACTCCAAATAGCttaggtgtttttctgtttcgtTTTTCTATTTTAgtactttatttatttaatatgaAGTATTTTGAAATGGATAAATTTATAAATTGGAAAGCCTGTGTGTTTCGTGGTACTTATTAGGGCAGAGTGAAATAGTATTTGGAGTCCAAAGAGTCTGTGTGGATCTGGCTGTAggccagtgtatgtgtgtgtgtgtgtgtgtgtttggcgtcACAGAGCACAATGGTAGGAAGAGGAGGATCCAGATGTTGTCTGTGTTGCCATAGTGATAACTAGAGGTCATTAGAAGCATGGGGTCTGCTAGTACgggagatgtactgtagcatgtgtgtgtgtgtgtgtgtgtgtgtgtgtgtgtgtgtgtgtgtgtgtgtgtgtgtgtgtgtgtgtgtgtgtgtgtgtggcaacttCTGGGTTATGGAGTGTAACATGTAGTTGATTAACATACAGATAGATAAACATTAGACAATAATATTGTCCCGTTCGGTTTGAACAATAAAATCAACAATGACAGAACAATAAAGTTTTCACTTGACCTTGGTCTTCCAGATGCTGAGTGCCTGGTGGTCAGTCCTGCCAGGCTGGTGGTGAAGTATGGAGACCCAGCCTCCTCTAACTGCAGCTCAGATACCCCTGTAGAGATGGGCTGGGAATCCACCCAGGGAGGGACGGGTCTAACAGACAAGGAGGTGAAGATCCTAAACTGGAGGGTGGACAGGTAAGAGAGGCAGACTTGTTACACAGCTGAGACTTTTAAAACACCTTTATAGTTTGACTTTACTGTTATGTGGCTTCGATGGTCTTTAATGAAGGTTTTACTGTTATTTTATACATTTATCCATCTCTTGTGTTgacttctgtttttttattttcattgatTTATTTTAAATGCAGTTTAAATACTCCATTTGATTTGACAGTTTGACTGACTGGAAGATCAAACCTTCATGCTTCACAGACGGAGGCCAGTGTGAGAAACAGCTGGACATCACAGTTTATAGTGAGTGACATCTCTCTCTTATCTTCTCTGGTGATTCTGAATGTATTCTTAGTATGGCTCTGTACTGTTAATCACTGTGTGTTTCCATTCCTCCACAGAGCTTCCAGACAGTGTCTCTATCAGCTACAGGAAGTACCCTGATCCGATGGTTGAGGGGCATCAGTACCTGCTACAGTGTCTTGTCCAGAACATCGCTCCTATTGGGAGACTCAGGGTGACCTTCTACAAAGTCAATACCACTGGTGAACAGACAGAattagacacacaacagaaagcCAAGGACAACATCAACACACCAGAGAATGGGACCTACACCCTGGACTTCACCCCTGGTAGAGATGATGACAGGGCCCAGTTGTTGTGTTCAGCCATGTTGGATCTGGGACCAGAGGGACCCCAACCTCCTCCTGTAATGGACTCAAACCGCCTCAACATCAACGTGCACTGTGAGTCCTTCTGGTTCTCTGTCTACACACATTTAGTACAACCGTTAGTTAATTAAATACCAGACGAGTCATGACGTTGACGGATGCTGTTTTCACTTCATTTTCTCTCATTAATCaacttgtttctctctctctctctcactcactcactcactcactgtcccCCCTCAGACAAGCCTCAGATCACTATGAGTCCTGGATGTTTCTCCATGAGCATCACGGAGGGCGACACCCTATCACTTAACTGTAGTGCAAATGGTAACCCTGCCCCCTCCTACAATTGGTTGCTCCCCCAAGCCGACCCCAACACCATGGAAGAGAGATCCGTAGTGACCATCACCAACATTGCCAAGTCTCACTCTGGAGATTACACCTGCATCGCCATCAACCCCCTGGGAAACAGCACCTGTACTGTTAACGTGGAGGTCACAGGTGAGACAGATGGTTGATTGGTTGGATGGATGATTGGTTGGATGGTTGATTGGTTGGATGGTTCATTGAATGATTGGTTGGTTGGATGGATGATTGGTTGGATGGTTGATTGGTTGGATGGATCATTGaatgattggttggttggttggatggaTGATTGGTTGGATGGTTGATTGGTTGGATGGTTCATTGACTGATTGGTTGGTTGcgtggaaagtattcagaccccttgactttttccaaattgtgtcactttacagccatattctaaaattgattaaattgttcccCCCCTCATAAATCtgcacagaataccccataatgacatcataataccccataatgacatcacaataccccataatgacatcacaataccccataatgacatcacaataccccataatgacatcacaataccccataatgacatacaaaaacaggtttttagacactttttgcaaatttataataaatacaaaactttatcacatttacgtaagtattcagaacctttactcagtactttgttgaagcacctttggcagcgatgacagccccgagtcttcttgggtatgacggtacaagcttggcacacctgtatttgggctcccgagtggtgcagtggtctaaggcacagcatctcaggcTCTAAATCTCAGAGTGAAAAACTCAACGAACATTTATGAAAGTTCAACCAAGTTTATTCTGCCCAGAGGGTCAATACATCTGCATTCAGACAACACATGTTtacaaggcctgattggtggagtgctgcagagatggttgtccttctgggaggttctcccatctccacagaggaattctaggcctttttcagagtgaccatcgggttcttggttacctccccaaccaaggcccttctcccctgattgctcagtttggccgggctaccagctctaggaagagtcttggtggttccaaattcttccatttaggaatgatggaggtcactgtgttcttggggaccttcaatgctgcagataatctttggtacccttccccagatctgtgcttcgacacaatcctgtctcggagctcaatggacaattccttcgacctcatggcttggtttttgctctgacattcactgtcaactgcgggaccttatatagacaggtgtgtgcctttccaaatcatgtccaatcaattgaatttaccacaggtggactccaataaagttgtagaaacgtctcaaggatgatcagtggaaacaggatgcacctgagatcaatttcaagtctcatagcgaagggtctgaatacttatgtaaaaaaggtatttgttttttatttttaataaaattACTACAaattccaaaaacctgtttttgctttgccattatggggtattgtgtgttgacctctgaaggctgtaacataacaaaatgtcaaatggtctgaataaattacagtgccttcgaaaagtaATCATTTACATTTTGCAAAATCAAAATTACgtgtcaaatcaaattcaatTAGTAATAtttaggtatttctgttttttatttttaataagtattaaaaatatatttaaactgttttcgctttgtcattatggggtattgtgatgtcattatggggtattgtgatgtcattatggggtattgtgatgtcattatggggtattgtgatgtcattatggggtattgtgatgtcattatggggtattgtgatgtcattatggggtattgtgatgtcattatggggtattgtgatgtcattatggggtattgtgatgtcattatggggtattgtgtgtagattgatgagggtattTTGATgaggatatatttttttattgaatccattttagaataaggctgtaacataaagtGTAACATACCAAAATAtatcataacaaaatgtggaaaaagtcaagggatctgaacaCTTCCTGAATTCACtgcatctcccttcctctcctcctcctcctcctcctctctgccccatctgcatctcccttcctctcctcctcctcctctctgccccatctgcatctcccttcctctcctcctcctcctcctcccctctgccccatctgcatctcccttcctctcctcctcctcctcctcccctctgccccatctgcatctcccttcctctcctcctctctgccccatctgcatctcccttcctctcctcctcctctcctcctctctgccccatctgcatctcccttcctctcctcctcctcctcctcccctctgccccatctgcatctcccttcctctcctcctcctcctcctcccctctgccccatctgcatctcccttcctctcctcctcctcctcctcccctctgccccatctgcatctcccttcctctcctcctcctcctcctcccctctgccccatctgcatctcccttcctctcctcctcctcctcctcccctctgccccatctgcatctccctctcctctctttctactctcctgCCCTGTAGTGGACTACCTGCCCATCATTGCAGGGCTGGCTGCAGCTGTGGTGGTGATCCTCTTGGTTGTCTCCTGTTTCACCTACTCCTCTTACTATAAACACAGGCGCATGGGCCACTACCAGCTGAAAGACATGTTGCCACGACGACACAAGAACAAACACGTGGTGCAACACAACGGAATGGACCAGTCCTTTATGTAGAGGAGGGGTTGGGGTCAGAGCATGTGAGCAGAGGTTGGAAATCCTGATGAGTGGGTGTGGCTCTCCACGTCCTTTCCTACCGTTCCCTCACAGAAAAAAaacactgctccaaaatcgctcCATTCATTTATATCACAATTTAAATcacaatttaatctattttttgactacctggacctaccaATTGTTTTTAAGTATTCAAACCAAACAATATGGATGTGAATGAAAGgtatttgaataaacatgaaatgatgaacatgatttaaaaaaaaattgtaattgtaaactttatttaacttgtcaagtcagttaagggagtttttcctagccaccgtgcttctacacctgcattgcttgctgtttggggttttaggctgggtttctgtacagcactttgagatatcagctgatgtacgaagggctttataaatacatttgatttgagttaagaacacattcttactaCAAACCCGgaaaacgctgggccaattgtgcgcaacactgccggttgtgatacagcctggaatcgaaccaggtctgtagtgacgcttccatcaatgagatgcagtgccttagaccggacctaatttcaaataggctacatgtcatattaaacagcatataaacactaagTTGGTCAGGAGCCTGAGAAGGAACCAAAATTAATTATTTAGGctagattatttcaattatttccaggctatagcctacaaagaaatacattgtgaacACAGTAGCCTGGTAGGGACCAGAGTATGTGAGCGATGCTGCAACGGAGCAGAGCGTGCTCAATTTGACTGGATCGTGGAGCgagattcccaaaggctggagcgtTGGGTCTTCTCCAATTTCGctccagtagcactcacttcagcTGAGGGCGCGCacggcccagcatgcatttgtagtctacgTGTGTGCTGCTAatagccccttgctttagctaatgtcatggagttcactaaatatgttttataaagaaactgattaaacacacaggtgctaaatcaaggtgacttacaaagatgaggaccaagagcaagagagggagtgcgGAAACTGTTATGTTATAGGTTATATAACGGGTGCCACCTGCTGGTATGGTGCTAAACTGTTAGGTTATATACCGGGTGCCACCTGCTGGTATGGTGCTAAACTGGTAGGTTATATACTGGGTGCCACCTGCTGGTATGGTGCTAAACTGGTGGGTTATATACCGGGTGCCAC
This is a stretch of genomic DNA from Oncorhynchus clarkii lewisi isolate Uvic-CL-2024 chromosome 17, UVic_Ocla_1.0, whole genome shotgun sequence. It encodes these proteins:
- the LOC139370008 gene encoding vascular cell adhesion protein 1-like isoform X2 gives rise to the protein MEIVILVSLLSLYCDFTDAECLVVSPARLVVKYGDPASSNCSSDTPVEMGWESTQGGTGLTDKEVKILNWRVDSLTDWKIKPSCFTDGGQCEKQLDITVYKLPDSVSISYRKYPDPMVEGHQYLLQCLVQNIAPIGRLRVTFYKVNTTGEQTELDTQQKAKDNINTPENGTYTLDFTPGRDDDRAQLLCSAMLDLGPEGPQPPPVMDSNRLNINVHYKPQITMSPGCFSMSITEGDTLSLNCSANGNPAPSYNWLLPQADPNTMEERSVVTITNIAKSHSGDYTCIAINPLGNSTCTVNVEVTDAECLVISPARLVVKYGDPASSNCSSDTPVEMGWEAIQGGVGLTDNKVKILRWRVDSVTEWYSTPTCYTEGGQCQKQLDITVYKLPDSVSISYRKYPDLMVEGHQYLLQCLVQNIAPIGRLRVTFYKVSATGEQTELDTQHKSKDNIKTPENGTYTLDFTPGRDDDGAQLLCSAMLDLGPEGPQPPPVMDSNRLNITVHYKPQITRSPGCFSMRITEGDTLSLACSANVDYLPIIAGLASVVILLVISCFIYSSYYKHTRMSH
- the LOC139370008 gene encoding vascular cell adhesion protein 1-like isoform X1, with protein sequence MEIVILVSLLSLYCDFTDAECLVVSPARLVVKYGDPASSNCSSDTPVEMGWESTQGGTGLTDKEVKILNWRVDSLTDWKIKPSCFTDGGQCEKQLDITVYKLPDSVSISYRKYPDPMVEGHQYLLQCLVQNIAPIGRLRVTFYKVNTTGEQTELDTQQKAKDNINTPENGTYTLDFTPGRDDDRAQLLCSAMLDLGPEGPQPPPVMDSNRLNINVHYKPQITMSPGCFSMSITEGDTLSLNCSANGNPAPSYNWLLPQADPNTMEERSVVTITNIAKSHSGDYTCIAINPLGNSTCTVNVEVTDAECLVISPARLVVKYGDPASSNCSSDTPVEMGWEAIQGGVGLTDNKVKILRWRVDSVTEWYSTPTCYTEGGQCQKQLDITVYKLPDSVSISYRKYPDLMVEGHQYLLQCLVQNIAPIGRLRVTFYKVSATGEQTELDTQHKSKDNIKTPENGTYTLDFTPGRDDDGAQLLCSAMLDLGPEGPQPPPVMDSNRLNITVHYKPQITRSPGCFSMRITEGDTLSLACSANGNPAPSLDDCGLPAHHCRAGFGGDPLGDLLFHLLFLL